One Actinospica robiniae DSM 44927 genomic region harbors:
- a CDS encoding VOC family protein translates to MASRLNPYLNFDGNARQALEFYAEVFGGSLNLSTFADLGAQDSPESEKIMHGQLDTEAGYTIMAADLPTGMEFQGMQGFGVSLSGDDADRLREYWDKLSADGAITMPMRRQVWGDEFGMCTDKFGVPWLVNIAAPGA, encoded by the coding sequence ATGGCGTCCCGGCTCAACCCCTACCTGAACTTCGACGGCAACGCCCGGCAGGCGCTGGAGTTCTACGCCGAGGTGTTCGGCGGCAGCCTCAACCTGAGCACCTTCGCCGACCTCGGCGCCCAGGACTCGCCGGAGTCCGAGAAGATCATGCACGGGCAGCTCGACACCGAGGCCGGCTACACGATCATGGCCGCGGACCTGCCCACCGGGATGGAGTTCCAGGGCATGCAGGGCTTCGGCGTCAGCCTCAGCGGCGACGACGCCGACCGGCTGCGCGAGTACTGGGACAAGCTCTCGGCCGACGGCGCCATCACCATGCCGATGCGCCGGCAGGTGTGGGGCGACGAGTTCGGCATGTGCACCGACAAGTTCGGCGTCCCGTGGCTGGTCAACATCGCCGCGCCGGGGGCCTGA
- a CDS encoding SPW repeat protein yields the protein MSDSPMNQPRGETPGSSSVRPAAGATTPAAHGRPGAAVHDAPDIHTHPDSAEMRQRFDKVLEGPRATAVDGLAVITGLYAAISPWVIHFQSTNSVMTVNNLIIGLAIAGLGIAMAARPLRLMQLGWVLSVLGAWLVVSPWIVSIAHHAPRALIWNNAFTGGVAVVLGLAAMGVIATGRHRAHRV from the coding sequence ATGTCTGACAGCCCCATGAACCAGCCCCGTGGCGAGACCCCCGGGTCAAGCTCGGTCCGGCCCGCGGCCGGAGCCACCACCCCGGCGGCGCACGGCCGCCCCGGCGCCGCCGTGCACGACGCGCCGGACATCCACACCCACCCGGACTCGGCCGAGATGCGCCAGCGCTTCGACAAGGTGCTCGAGGGGCCGCGGGCCACCGCCGTGGACGGCCTGGCGGTGATCACCGGCCTGTACGCGGCCATCTCGCCGTGGGTGATCCACTTCCAGTCCACCAACTCGGTCATGACCGTCAACAACCTCATCATCGGGTTGGCGATCGCCGGCCTCGGCATCGCCATGGCGGCGCGGCCGCTGCGGCTGATGCAGCTCGGCTGGGTGCTCTCGGTGCTCGGCGCCTGGCTGGTGGTCAGCCCCTGGATCGTCTCGATCGCCCACCACGCGCCTCGGGCGCTGATCTGGAACAACGCCTTCACCGGCGGGGTGGCGGTGGTGCTCGGCCTGGCCGCGATGGGTGTCATCGCCACCGGCCGGCACCGGGCGCACCGGGTCTAG
- a CDS encoding SAM-dependent methyltransferase, whose protein sequence is MTNRPSWAPDDIDIERPAPARMYDFYLGGSHNFAADRALASQALEVWPDSPHIARANRGFLRRAVAFAISRGVDQFLDLGSGIPTSGNVHEIAHSLDPTARIVYVDNDPVAVAHSRNLLAGNERTAVVHADLRDTETVLAEALRRLDFDRPVAVLMFAVLHFVPDEDDPAAVVEAYHRATVPDSLLAVSHATNDFEPERLEEMEEVYRSATAGLTGRGHKEILDLLGPYEVVPPGLVSMIDWRPDPESGPDPLGGDARRYSAYAAVGMHQ, encoded by the coding sequence ATGACGAACCGCCCCTCCTGGGCGCCCGACGACATCGACATCGAGCGTCCCGCCCCGGCCCGCATGTACGACTTCTACCTCGGCGGCTCGCACAACTTCGCCGCCGACCGGGCGCTCGCGTCCCAGGCGCTTGAGGTCTGGCCGGACTCGCCGCACATAGCCCGGGCCAACCGGGGTTTCCTGCGCCGGGCGGTCGCCTTCGCCATCAGCCGGGGCGTCGACCAGTTCCTCGACCTCGGCTCCGGCATACCGACCTCCGGCAACGTGCACGAGATCGCGCACAGCCTCGACCCCACGGCCCGGATCGTCTACGTCGACAACGACCCGGTCGCCGTCGCGCACAGCCGCAACCTGCTCGCCGGCAACGAGCGCACCGCCGTCGTGCACGCGGACCTGCGCGACACCGAGACCGTGCTGGCCGAGGCCCTGCGCCGACTCGACTTCGACCGCCCGGTGGCCGTGCTGATGTTCGCGGTGCTGCACTTCGTCCCGGACGAGGACGACCCGGCCGCCGTCGTCGAGGCCTACCACCGTGCCACCGTCCCGGACTCGCTGCTGGCGGTCAGCCACGCCACCAACGACTTCGAGCCCGAGCGACTCGAGGAGATGGAAGAGGTCTACCGCAGCGCGACGGCCGGCCTGACCGGCCGCGGCCACAAGGAGATCCTCGACCTGCTCGGTCCCTACGAGGTCGTCCCGCCCGGCCTGGTGAGCATGATCGACTGGCGTCCCGATCCCGAGTCGGGCCCCGACCCGCTGGGCGGCGACGCACGCCGCTATTCCGCCTATGCGGCCGTTGGAATGCACCAATGA
- a CDS encoding glycoside hydrolase family 11 protein — MDDASLRPSSRSGRLKVLITGACSTIVVAAMTVTMTLLPGTTASAATSITSNSTGTNNGYFYSFWEQASGATMTLGSGSNYSLTWNTGSQNVVAGTGWNPGTSNTVTYSGSWNCNGNCYLSLYGWTTNPLVEYYIVDNYGNYNPSSGATKLGSVNSDGSTYDLYETTRTNEPSIQGTATFNQYWAIRESKRTGGTITVSNIFNAWKSIGLNLGTPNYEILATEGYQSSGSSNITVTSGGSNSTPPTTTPPTTTPPTTGAPTTPPAGGSGSCSASYSTSSSWTGGFNGNVTVTAGSSAISSWTVKLTLASGQTISSLWNGVNSGTTGAITVKNEPYNGALSAGASTSFGWTATGTASTPTSISCSTP, encoded by the coding sequence GTGGACGATGCCTCCCTGCGGCCGAGCAGCAGAAGCGGCCGCCTCAAGGTACTGATCACAGGCGCCTGCTCGACCATCGTGGTCGCGGCCATGACCGTGACCATGACCCTGCTGCCCGGCACCACCGCCAGCGCCGCCACGAGCATCACTTCGAACTCGACCGGCACCAACAACGGGTACTTCTACTCGTTCTGGGAGCAGGCCAGCGGCGCCACGATGACGCTCGGATCCGGCAGCAACTACAGCCTGACCTGGAACACCGGCTCGCAGAACGTCGTGGCCGGCACCGGATGGAACCCGGGCACGAGCAACACCGTGACCTACTCCGGCTCGTGGAACTGCAACGGCAACTGCTACCTCTCGCTGTACGGCTGGACCACGAACCCGCTCGTCGAGTACTACATCGTCGACAACTACGGCAACTACAACCCGAGCTCCGGCGCCACCAAGCTCGGCTCCGTCAACAGCGACGGCAGCACCTACGACCTGTACGAGACCACCCGCACCAACGAACCCTCGATCCAGGGCACCGCCACGTTCAACCAGTACTGGGCGATCCGTGAATCGAAGCGGACCGGCGGCACCATCACCGTGTCCAACATCTTCAACGCCTGGAAGAGCATCGGCCTGAACCTCGGCACCCCCAACTACGAGATCCTCGCCACCGAGGGCTACCAGTCCAGCGGCAGCTCCAACATCACCGTCACCTCCGGCGGCAGCAACTCCACCCCGCCGACCACGACACCGCCGACCACGACTCCGCCGACCACCGGGGCGCCTACGACGCCTCCGGCCGGCGGCTCAGGCTCCTGCAGCGCGAGCTACTCGACCAGCAGCAGCTGGACCGGCGGCTTCAACGGCAACGTGACCGTGACGGCCGGCTCGTCCGCGATCAGCAGCTGGACCGTGAAGCTCACGCTGGCCAGCGGACAGACCATCAGCAGTCTGTGGAACGGTGTGAACAGCGGCACGACCGGGGCGATCACCGTCAAGAACGAGCCGTACAACGGCGCCCTCTCCGCGGGGGCCTCGACCTCGTTCGGATGGACCGCCACCGGCACGGCGTCGACCCCGACCAGCATCTCCTGCTCGACCCCGTGA
- a CDS encoding helix-turn-helix domain-containing protein has protein sequence MSKTANALGEYLRARRELIDPALVGLPVVGVRRTPGLRREEVATLAGISADYYLRLEQGRDRNPSPQVLEALARVLRLDEIATEHLLSLTAARPAARRPRREVVPAGIRQLLEVINVPAFVESRSFDVLAANRLAEAVSPNIRPGLNRLRAIFLDPGEQALYEDWEKAARGLVAGFRASVGSDVGDPRIAQLVGELSLASEPFRRLWARHDVTALAGGTLRLRHPSLGPLELRREKLPLTDTGGQILALYHAEPGSESARALDLLRSAPDGEPRGVEAG, from the coding sequence ATGAGCAAGACGGCGAACGCACTGGGGGAGTACCTGCGAGCGCGCCGGGAACTGATCGACCCGGCGCTCGTCGGCCTGCCGGTCGTCGGCGTGCGCCGCACCCCGGGCCTGCGCCGCGAGGAGGTGGCCACCCTCGCGGGCATCAGCGCCGACTACTACCTGCGGCTCGAGCAGGGCCGCGACCGCAACCCGTCCCCGCAGGTGCTCGAGGCCCTGGCCCGGGTGCTGCGGCTGGACGAGATCGCCACCGAGCACCTGCTGAGCCTGACCGCCGCCCGCCCCGCCGCCCGGCGCCCGCGCCGAGAGGTGGTCCCGGCGGGCATCCGCCAGCTGCTCGAGGTGATCAACGTGCCGGCGTTCGTGGAGAGCCGCTCCTTCGACGTCCTCGCCGCGAACCGGCTGGCCGAGGCCGTCTCCCCGAACATCCGCCCCGGCCTGAACCGGCTGCGCGCGATCTTCCTCGACCCCGGCGAGCAGGCCCTCTACGAAGACTGGGAGAAGGCCGCCCGCGGCCTCGTCGCCGGCTTCCGCGCCTCCGTCGGCAGCGACGTCGGCGACCCGCGGATCGCACAGCTCGTCGGCGAGCTGTCGCTGGCCAGCGAGCCCTTCCGCCGCCTCTGGGCCCGCCACGACGTCACCGCCCTCGCCGGCGGCACCCTGCGCCTGCGCCATCCCAGCCTCGGCCCGCTCGAGCTGCGCCGCGAGAAGCTGCCCCTGACCGACACCGGCGGCCAGATCCTCGCCCTCTACCACGCCGAGCCCGGCTCCGAATCCGCCCGCGCCCTCGACCTGCTCCGCTCCGCCCCGGACGGCGAACCGCGCGGCGTCGAAGCCGGCTAG
- a CDS encoding PLP-dependent aminotransferase family protein — protein MDRSNAARSDRSKVAGRENPGTDFLQLGLAQAPDGGLSAYLADQFRAAIADGRLPIGARLPPGRVLAEELRVSRGVVTEAYQRLIEDGQVAGRGRAGTFVVAAPLAPIPAGPAAAPTDEVRAESLPGLDFGLTPTADVFDALRLSPARIDLTPGVPDLAAFPRSAWLRAERQVLTSLTPAAFGYGDPRGVARFRQSVAHWLGRNRGIRVDPRDVVVVTGVAQALGLVAHVLKQEGIGEIALEDPGSLGVRQHLTSQHLRTPPVSVDSCGLRVDELRASGAAAVALTPAHQFPTGVVLDGARRRELARWADEGGLILEDDYDAEHRYDRPPVPAIRAMLTEQVFYAGSVSKILAPALRVGWLLAPRRYQEAVVDAKRYADLGNPSLSQLVLAELMDSGELERHLRMLRRRHRRRRDAMIEAIGIHLPQARIHGAAAGLHLMITFDASFADTDLAAAALARGVKAQPLSWHYQRPGKPGLVLGYAAATPADIAQAIAIIGSALRSDLP, from the coding sequence GTGGACAGATCCAATGCGGCCCGATCCGACCGGTCCAAAGTCGCCGGCCGGGAGAATCCGGGCACTGACTTCCTGCAGCTGGGTCTGGCCCAGGCGCCGGACGGCGGGCTCTCCGCGTACCTGGCCGACCAGTTCCGCGCCGCCATCGCCGACGGACGGCTGCCGATCGGCGCGCGGTTGCCTCCGGGCCGAGTGCTTGCGGAGGAGCTGCGCGTCTCGCGCGGTGTGGTGACCGAGGCCTACCAGCGGTTGATCGAGGACGGGCAGGTGGCCGGCCGCGGCCGGGCCGGCACGTTCGTCGTCGCCGCTCCGCTCGCCCCGATTCCGGCGGGGCCGGCCGCGGCGCCGACCGACGAGGTGCGCGCAGAATCTCTGCCCGGCCTGGACTTCGGCCTCACGCCGACCGCCGACGTCTTCGACGCGCTGCGCCTCAGCCCGGCCCGGATCGACCTGACGCCCGGGGTGCCGGACTTGGCCGCGTTTCCCCGATCCGCCTGGTTGCGGGCCGAACGCCAGGTGCTCACCTCGCTCACTCCGGCCGCCTTCGGCTACGGGGATCCGCGCGGCGTCGCCCGATTCCGGCAGTCCGTCGCGCACTGGCTCGGGCGCAACCGCGGCATCCGGGTCGATCCGCGGGACGTGGTCGTGGTCACCGGCGTGGCGCAGGCGCTCGGCCTGGTCGCGCACGTGCTCAAGCAGGAGGGCATCGGGGAGATCGCCCTGGAGGACCCGGGTTCGCTCGGTGTCCGCCAGCATCTGACGAGCCAGCACCTGCGCACGCCGCCGGTCTCCGTCGACTCCTGCGGGCTGCGGGTGGATGAGCTGCGGGCGAGCGGTGCCGCGGCCGTCGCGCTCACTCCGGCGCATCAGTTCCCGACCGGGGTCGTGCTCGACGGCGCCCGACGGCGCGAACTGGCGCGCTGGGCCGACGAGGGCGGGCTGATCCTGGAGGACGACTACGACGCCGAGCACCGCTACGACCGGCCGCCGGTCCCGGCCATCCGCGCGATGCTCACCGAGCAGGTCTTCTACGCGGGCAGCGTGTCGAAGATCCTCGCGCCTGCCCTGCGGGTCGGCTGGCTGCTCGCGCCGCGGCGGTATCAGGAGGCTGTGGTCGACGCCAAGCGGTACGCGGATCTCGGCAATCCCTCGCTCTCGCAGCTGGTGCTGGCCGAGTTGATGGACTCCGGCGAACTCGAGCGGCATCTGAGGATGCTGCGACGTCGGCACCGCCGCCGTCGCGACGCGATGATCGAGGCGATCGGGATCCACTTGCCTCAGGCGCGAATCCACGGCGCCGCGGCCGGTCTGCACTTGATGATCACGTTCGACGCGTCGTTCGCGGACACCGACCTGGCGGCCGCCGCGCTCGCGCGTGGGGTCAAGGCGCAGCCGTTGTCCTGGCACTACCAGCGGCCGGGCAAGCCCGGCCTGGTCCTCGGCTACGCCGCGGCGACTCCGGCCGACATCGCGCAGGCCATCGCGATCATCGGCTCGGCGCTGCGCTCGGACCTGCCCTGA
- a CDS encoding aminoglycoside phosphotransferase family protein: MTENQPADVFTTHGVSLDGARAVKTFRSWDRGEHLREWRGLNLLHRYAPGLGPEPISGELDREPPRIVMSRVPGKPLATQRATSQQVDALAAALDRMHRCVPPDILATAEPQDTPADMAQLLRKMRATRARPSDDASDAVHAAFDAVAAFIDSDWPTRAALIGEPSPVFGLCDGNLANYLWDGHEIRIIDFESAGRNDRAYDVADVVEHISTRLGAAIAPEDLIGRLRLRPDEHERARAYRPAFAAFWFLMLLPDGPAHRRNPPGSLEDQAAHLQSLL, encoded by the coding sequence ATGACGGAGAATCAGCCCGCCGACGTCTTCACCACACACGGCGTCAGCCTCGACGGAGCTCGCGCCGTGAAGACCTTCCGCAGCTGGGACCGTGGCGAACATCTGCGCGAATGGCGCGGGCTGAACCTGTTGCACCGCTACGCTCCCGGCCTCGGCCCCGAGCCGATCAGCGGAGAACTCGACCGCGAGCCGCCCCGGATCGTGATGAGCCGCGTGCCCGGCAAACCACTCGCCACGCAGCGAGCGACCTCGCAGCAAGTCGACGCCCTGGCCGCGGCACTCGACCGGATGCATCGCTGCGTGCCACCGGACATCCTGGCCACAGCCGAGCCGCAGGACACCCCGGCCGACATGGCGCAACTGCTCCGGAAGATGCGCGCCACCCGCGCGAGACCGTCGGACGACGCGTCAGACGCCGTGCACGCCGCCTTCGACGCTGTCGCAGCATTCATCGACTCCGACTGGCCGACGCGAGCCGCGCTGATCGGCGAGCCCTCTCCGGTCTTCGGCCTCTGCGACGGCAACCTGGCCAATTACCTGTGGGACGGCCACGAGATTCGCATCATCGACTTCGAAAGCGCCGGCAGGAACGATCGCGCGTACGACGTCGCCGACGTAGTCGAGCACATCTCCACGCGCCTAGGAGCCGCGATCGCCCCGGAAGACCTGATAGGTCGGCTGCGCCTGCGGCCCGACGAACACGAGCGGGCCCGGGCGTATCGGCCGGCGTTCGCAGCGTTCTGGTTCCTGATGCTGCTGCCGGACGGCCCGGCCCACCGGCGCAACCCGCCCGGATCGCTGGAGGATCAGGCCGCGCACTTGCAGTCGCTGCTCTGA
- a CDS encoding oxidoreductase gives MSGIELPGGSYRLGDLSVSRFGYGAMQLAGPGVFGPPKDRAAALEVLRTAVDLGITHIDTADFYGPHVTNEIIREALAPYPDGLRIVTKVGARRDEQGGWPHARTPAELVEQVHQNLERLGLEAMDVVNLRVGGFDSPEPGSIAEQFGALAELREQGLIRHLGLSTVDADQLAEAQAIAPVVCVQNFYNIANRRDDALVESTARQGIAFVPYFPLGGFSPLQSETLHKVAARLEATPMSVSLAWLLQRSPNMLLIPGTSSAQHLRENIAGAALELPADAVAELDAIAAEAASEG, from the coding sequence ATGTCAGGCATCGAGCTGCCCGGCGGCAGCTACCGTCTCGGCGATCTCAGCGTCTCCCGGTTCGGCTACGGCGCGATGCAGCTGGCCGGTCCTGGCGTGTTCGGGCCGCCGAAGGACCGCGCCGCCGCGCTCGAGGTGCTGCGCACGGCCGTGGACCTGGGCATCACGCACATCGACACGGCCGACTTCTACGGCCCGCACGTGACCAACGAGATCATCCGCGAGGCGCTCGCGCCCTACCCGGACGGCCTGCGCATCGTCACCAAGGTGGGCGCACGCCGGGACGAGCAGGGCGGGTGGCCGCACGCCCGGACGCCGGCCGAGCTGGTCGAGCAGGTCCACCAGAACCTCGAGCGGCTCGGCCTGGAGGCGATGGACGTGGTCAACCTGCGGGTCGGCGGCTTCGACTCGCCCGAGCCCGGGTCGATCGCCGAGCAGTTCGGCGCGCTCGCCGAGCTGCGCGAGCAGGGCCTGATCCGGCACCTCGGCCTGAGCACGGTCGACGCCGACCAGCTCGCCGAGGCCCAGGCGATCGCCCCGGTGGTGTGCGTGCAGAACTTCTACAACATCGCCAACCGCCGGGACGACGCGCTGGTGGAGAGCACGGCGCGGCAGGGCATCGCGTTCGTGCCCTACTTCCCGCTCGGCGGCTTCTCGCCGCTGCAGTCCGAGACCCTGCACAAGGTCGCGGCGCGGCTGGAGGCGACGCCGATGTCCGTCTCGCTCGCCTGGCTGCTGCAGCGCTCGCCGAACATGCTGCTGATCCCCGGCACGTCCTCGGCGCAGCACCTGCGCGAGAACATCGCCGGCGCCGCGCTGGAGCTGCCGGCCGACGCCGTCGCCGAACTGGACGCGATCGCCGCGGAGGCGGCGTCAGAGGGCTGA
- a CDS encoding DMT family transporter has product MSLRTDSAPAAEADLGSGPRRPVRARNLATGTVAMTLLGASVGVSRTLTTAPLFTAQALRYLVAGLVLLAMAKRACAALVWPRGREWLWLTGIAAVGLVLFNVAIVRGLDHAEPAVIAVAVACVPIVLGVVGPLLERRVPSRRILIAAATVTAGSALVEGTGRTDAIGLAWAAVVLACEACFTLLAVPVLPRHSAWGVSVHSVWIGAIMFAVLGCATEGPSSVARITASQWAALAYLALMVTAVAFICWYSTVAALGPGAAGVLTGIAPVAAALTGVVLDGRTPAVCVWCGMLVVFCGLAVGLAGGRAITRVPRRRTGPS; this is encoded by the coding sequence ATGAGTTTACGAACGGACTCGGCTCCGGCAGCGGAAGCCGATCTCGGATCCGGACCGCGCCGGCCGGTCCGGGCCCGCAACCTCGCCACCGGCACCGTCGCGATGACCCTGCTCGGCGCGAGCGTCGGCGTCTCCCGCACGCTGACCACGGCTCCGCTCTTCACCGCGCAGGCCCTGCGCTATCTCGTGGCCGGGCTGGTCCTGCTGGCCATGGCCAAGCGCGCCTGCGCCGCATTGGTCTGGCCGCGCGGCAGGGAATGGCTGTGGCTCACCGGGATCGCCGCGGTGGGGCTCGTCCTTTTCAACGTCGCGATCGTGCGCGGGCTCGACCATGCCGAGCCCGCGGTCATCGCCGTCGCAGTGGCCTGTGTCCCGATCGTGCTCGGCGTCGTCGGGCCCTTGCTCGAGCGACGCGTTCCTAGTCGCAGGATCCTGATCGCGGCGGCCACGGTCACCGCGGGCAGCGCCCTGGTCGAAGGCACCGGCCGCACCGACGCGATCGGGCTCGCCTGGGCGGCGGTCGTGCTCGCGTGCGAGGCCTGCTTCACCCTGCTGGCCGTCCCGGTGCTGCCGCGGCACAGTGCGTGGGGCGTCTCTGTGCACTCGGTGTGGATCGGCGCGATCATGTTCGCGGTGCTCGGATGCGCCACCGAGGGTCCGAGCTCGGTCGCCCGGATCACCGCGAGCCAGTGGGCCGCGCTCGCCTACCTCGCTCTCATGGTGACCGCGGTCGCCTTCATCTGCTGGTACTCGACCGTCGCCGCGCTCGGTCCCGGCGCCGCGGGCGTGCTGACCGGGATCGCGCCGGTCGCCGCCGCCCTGACCGGCGTCGTCCTCGACGGCCGGACGCCGGCCGTGTGCGTGTGGTGCGGCATGCTCGTGGTGTTCTGCGGCCTGGCCGTCGGGCTGGCCGGCGGCCGTGCGATCACCCGGGTGCCGCGTCGGCGCACCGGGCCGAGCTGA
- a CDS encoding maleylpyruvate isomerase N-terminal domain-containing protein yields MSIRLLAQSRNRGLYLEVAQTAAALLAAEDVADHWDEPSALADFSVRGLAGHLAGQIFFLPAMLAEPIPAEPVIDIEDYYARVEWIGTALDTPFNQRIRTGGEQDAAGGPADLAARVAACVAELRTTLPGEPGRPVRRPTWGAWSISFDDFVTSRMLELLIHSDDLACSVGVPTPEFPAEAVQTVVDLLSRISLRRHGSTAVLRALSRAERAPASISAL; encoded by the coding sequence ATGAGTATTCGTCTTCTTGCTCAGTCGCGCAATCGCGGGCTCTACCTCGAGGTCGCGCAGACGGCGGCGGCGCTGCTGGCCGCCGAGGATGTCGCGGACCACTGGGACGAGCCTTCGGCGCTGGCCGACTTCAGCGTCCGCGGGCTGGCCGGGCACCTGGCCGGGCAGATCTTCTTCCTGCCCGCCATGCTGGCCGAGCCGATCCCGGCCGAGCCCGTCATCGACATCGAGGACTACTACGCGCGGGTCGAGTGGATCGGCACGGCCCTGGATACGCCGTTCAACCAGCGGATCCGCACCGGCGGCGAGCAGGACGCGGCCGGAGGCCCGGCGGACCTCGCCGCGCGGGTCGCGGCCTGCGTGGCCGAGCTGCGCACCACGCTGCCCGGCGAGCCCGGCCGGCCGGTGCGCCGACCGACCTGGGGTGCCTGGTCGATCAGCTTCGACGACTTCGTCACCAGCCGAATGCTCGAACTGCTGATCCACAGCGACGACCTCGCCTGCAGCGTCGGCGTCCCGACGCCCGAGTTCCCGGCCGAGGCGGTACAGACGGTGGTCGACCTGCTGTCCCGGATCTCCTTGCGCCGACACGGATCCACCGCCGTCCTGCGCGCGCTCAGCCGGGCCGAGCGCGCACCGGCCTCGATCTCAGCCCTCTGA
- the polX gene encoding DNA polymerase/3'-5' exonuclease PolX: protein MAVSNDEVAAALTELAELTSISGGDAFKARAYEKAARAVAGHQVEVRTLDAAQLRQIPGVGKAIADKIVEFCHSGTFPALEMQRTAIPAGLRQLIDIPTLGPKKALVLYQELGITSVDELVDAVQAGRLDELRGFGPKTAENIMHGVEILRHGAGRVHLDVALSAAEQIVEVIGAVPGCTRCAYAGSLRRFRETIGDVDVLAAADDPKPLMRALKAMPDVADVIASGPTKTSIRTTAGLQVDLRVVPPESWGAAMQYFTGSKAHNVGVRTIAVRAGLKLSEYGLFDAGTDELIASRTEEELYERLGLQWVPPPMREDRGEIAAAQEGTVPGLVTESDIRGDLHTHTDLTDGIASLPEMVQAAAERGYAYFAITDHAPNLYMQQMSTDKMLEQRQQVRELNRAYKRLRLLHGTELNIDPDGGVDWADDILAGFDVCVASVHSHFNQPADAMTRRLIKACENPYIHVIGHPSTRILGRRGPVAADWDAVFRAAARTGTAFEINASPNRLDLNDEHIIAARAAGVKFAVNTDAHAVPHLDNLRYGVGTAQRGWLTPDDVINTWPLRRLQAFLRDVSRG, encoded by the coding sequence ATGGCTGTGTCGAACGACGAGGTCGCCGCCGCCTTGACCGAACTGGCCGAGCTGACCTCGATCAGCGGCGGCGACGCGTTCAAGGCGCGCGCGTACGAGAAGGCCGCGCGGGCCGTCGCCGGCCACCAGGTCGAGGTGCGTACCCTCGACGCGGCCCAGCTGCGGCAGATTCCGGGCGTGGGCAAGGCGATCGCGGACAAGATCGTCGAGTTCTGCCACAGCGGCACGTTCCCCGCCCTGGAGATGCAGCGCACTGCTATCCCGGCCGGGCTGCGGCAGCTGATCGACATCCCCACACTCGGGCCGAAGAAAGCACTGGTGCTCTACCAGGAGCTCGGGATCACCTCCGTGGACGAGCTGGTGGACGCGGTGCAGGCGGGCCGGCTGGACGAGCTGCGCGGCTTCGGCCCCAAGACGGCCGAGAACATCATGCACGGCGTGGAGATCCTGCGGCACGGCGCCGGCCGGGTGCACCTCGACGTCGCCCTGTCCGCCGCCGAGCAGATCGTCGAGGTCATCGGCGCGGTGCCCGGCTGCACCCGGTGCGCGTACGCCGGGTCGCTGCGCCGCTTCCGCGAGACCATCGGCGACGTCGACGTGCTGGCCGCCGCGGACGACCCGAAGCCGCTGATGCGGGCGCTGAAGGCGATGCCGGACGTGGCCGACGTGATCGCGAGCGGCCCGACGAAGACCTCGATCCGCACGACCGCGGGCCTGCAGGTGGACCTGCGGGTGGTGCCGCCGGAGTCATGGGGCGCGGCGATGCAGTACTTCACCGGCTCGAAGGCGCACAACGTCGGGGTGCGCACGATCGCGGTGCGGGCCGGGCTGAAACTGTCCGAATACGGGCTCTTCGACGCCGGGACCGACGAGCTGATCGCCTCCCGGACCGAGGAGGAGCTCTACGAACGGCTCGGCCTGCAGTGGGTGCCGCCGCCGATGCGGGAGGACCGCGGGGAGATCGCGGCCGCCCAGGAGGGCACGGTACCCGGGCTCGTCACCGAGAGCGACATCCGCGGGGACCTGCACACCCACACCGACCTCACCGACGGCATCGCTTCGCTGCCCGAGATGGTCCAGGCGGCGGCGGAGCGCGGCTACGCCTACTTCGCCATCACCGATCACGCGCCGAACCTCTACATGCAGCAGATGTCGACCGACAAGATGCTCGAGCAGCGCCAGCAGGTGCGCGAGCTCAACCGGGCCTACAAGCGGCTGCGCCTGCTGCACGGCACGGAGCTGAACATCGACCCGGACGGCGGGGTGGACTGGGCGGACGACATCCTGGCCGGCTTCGACGTGTGCGTGGCCTCGGTGCACTCGCACTTCAACCAGCCGGCCGACGCGATGACCAGAAGGCTGATCAAGGCTTGTGAGAACCCGTACATCCACGTGATCGGCCACCCCAGCACGCGGATCCTCGGACGCCGCGGGCCGGTGGCGGCGGACTGGGACGCGGTCTTCCGGGCGGCGGCCCGCACCGGCACCGCGTTCGAGATCAACGCCTCGCCCAACCGCCTCGACCTGAACGACGAACACATCATCGCGGCCCGCGCGGCCGGGGTGAAGTTCGCCGTGAACACCGACGCGCACGCGGTGCCGCACCTCGACAACCTGCGGTACGGCGTCGGCACCGCCCAGCGCGGCTGGCTGACCCCCGACGACGTCATCAACACCTGGCCGTTGCGGCGGCTGCAGGCGTTCCTGCGGGACGTCTCGCGCGGTTAG